From Cygnus atratus isolate AKBS03 ecotype Queensland, Australia chromosome 1, CAtr_DNAZoo_HiC_assembly, whole genome shotgun sequence, the proteins below share one genomic window:
- the DNAJB9 gene encoding dnaJ homolog subfamily B member 9 has translation MATTQSVFTFALCILMITELILATESYYDILGVPKNASDRQIKKAFHKLAMKYHPDKNKSPGAEAKFREIAEAYETLSDENKRREYDQFGRHGGQGNNGSPFHQSFNFNFDDLFKDFDLFSQNSRSKKHFENHFRSHREAHNRQRRSFQEFSFGGGLFDDVFENMEKMFSFSDFENAHRHAVRTDSRFHGSSKHCRTVTQRRGNMVTTYTDCSGQ, from the exons ATGGCAACTACACAATCTGTCTTCACGTTTGCCCTCTGCATTTTAATGATAACTGAGTTAATACTGGCTACGGAGAGCTATTACGATATCTTAGGAGTTCCAAAAAATGCATCTGACCGCCAAATCAAGAAGGCGTTTCACAAACTGGCTATGAAATACCACCCAGACAAAAATAAGAGTCCTGGTGCTGAAGCAAAATTTAGAGAAATTGCTGAAG CGTATGAAACATTATCAGATGAGAATAAACGAAGAGAATACGATCAATTTGGCCGTCATGGAGGACAAGGAAATAATGGAAGCCCGTTCCATCAGTCATTTAACTTCAACTTTGATGATCTGTTCAAAGACTTTGACCTCTTCAGTCAAAACTCACGGTCgaaaaagcactttgaaaatcACTTCCGAAGTCATCGGGAAGCTCACAATCGGCAAAGACGTTCTTTCCAAGAGTTCTCCTTTGGAGGTGGACTGTTTGATGATGTGtttgaaaatatggaaaaaatgttttcttttagtgaCTTTGAAAATGCACACCGACATGCAGTGCGAACTGATAGCAGGTTTCATGGATCCAGCAAGCACTGTAGAACTGTCACTCAGAGACGAGGAAACATGGTCACTACATACACGGACTGTTCTGGACAATAA
- the THAP5 gene encoding THAP domain-containing protein 5 isoform X1: protein MPRYCAAACCKNRGGQSARDRRKLSFYPFPLHDKERLEKWLRNMKRDAWTPSKHQLLCSDHFTPDSLDVRWGIRYLKHTAVPTIFSSPDDEEKDSSQDSPQEIKREDLEETTKNVESKKAPVSLELCRPKRSPAMAENLDEKAEVVCSTALSKPLQMQKLQLQNREDFQADSVILDNSSQQHIHQPEPVLLATAVQNMETVNVHTSVEDSVSCTATVLQFSDPDYLNSSLKLNSALGSITDYALENPNSHVLGCSVEVQPTSENTVLVSTVTQTIEQFSGGEESVIAIILPAESPKESEIIDSSFPPIKQEFLDTEEAETDKSVYMNAYSGSEVLQTEHSYCKQDIDREHLWQKISKLHSKITLLEMQEIKTLGRLRSLEALIGQLKQENLLSEEKLKMVENCFTTLEVTMIQ, encoded by the exons ATGCCGCGGTACTGCGCCGCCGCCTGCTGCAAGAACCGCGGCGGGCAGAGCGCCAGGGACCGCCGCAAGCTCAGCTTCTACCC atttccaCTTCATGATAAAGAGAGACTTGAGAAATGGTTGCGGAATATGAAGCGAGATGCATGGACTCCAAGTAAACACCAGCTTCTATGCAGTGATCATTTTACCCCCGATTCCCTTGATGTGCGATGGGGTATACGATACTTGAAACATACAGCTGTACCAACaattttctcttccccagaTGATGAG gAAAAAGACTCTTCTCAGGACAGCCCACAAGAGATAAAGAGAGAAGATCTGGAAGAAACAACTAAAAATGTAGAGTCCAAGAAAGCACCTGTATCACTTGAACTTTGTAGACCAAAGAGAAGTCCTGCAATGGCAGAAAATCTagatgaaaaagcagaagtagTTTGCTCAACTGCATTGAGTAAACctttacaaatgcaaaaactACAACTTCAAAACAGAGAAGACTTTCAGGCAGACAGTGTTATTCTTGATAATTCATCTCAGCAGCATATACATCAACCTGAGCCTGTTTTATTGGCAACAGCAGTCCAGAACATGGAAACTGTCAATGTTCATACTTCTGTAGAGGATTCAGTAAGTTGTACAGCTACAGTCTTGCAATTTTCAGACCCTGATTACTTGAATTCGTCTCTGAAATTGAACAGCGCTTTAGGTTCAATAACTGACTATGCACTTGAAAACCCAAACTCTCATGTTTTAGGCTGTTCTGTTGAAGTACAGCCTACAagtgaaaacacagttttagtCAGTACAGTTACACAAACTATTGAACAATTCAGTGGAGGTGAAGAATCTGTCATTGCCATCATCCTACCAGCTGAGAGTCCAAAAGAGTCTGAAATAATAGATAGTTCTTTCCCACCTATTAAGCAAGAATTTCTCGACACggaagaagcagaaacagaTAAATCTGTGTATATGAATGCATATAGTGGAAGTGAAGTGTTACAAACTGAGCATTCATACTGCAAACAAGACATAGACAGAGAGCACCTCTGGCAAAAAATTTCAAAGCTCCACTCTAAGATAACTCTACTTGAAATGCAGGAGATAAAGACTTTGGGGAGACTCAGGTCCTTGGAAGCTCTTATTGGACAACTGAAGCAAGAAAACCTTCTTTCTGAGGAAAAGCTCAAGATGGTAGAAAACTGCTTCACAACACTGGAAGTGACTATGATACAGTAA
- the THAP5 gene encoding THAP domain-containing protein 5 isoform X2 — protein sequence MKRDAWTPSKHQLLCSDHFTPDSLDVRWGIRYLKHTAVPTIFSSPDDEEKDSSQDSPQEIKREDLEETTKNVESKKAPVSLELCRPKRSPAMAENLDEKAEVVCSTALSKPLQMQKLQLQNREDFQADSVILDNSSQQHIHQPEPVLLATAVQNMETVNVHTSVEDSVSCTATVLQFSDPDYLNSSLKLNSALGSITDYALENPNSHVLGCSVEVQPTSENTVLVSTVTQTIEQFSGGEESVIAIILPAESPKESEIIDSSFPPIKQEFLDTEEAETDKSVYMNAYSGSEVLQTEHSYCKQDIDREHLWQKISKLHSKITLLEMQEIKTLGRLRSLEALIGQLKQENLLSEEKLKMVENCFTTLEVTMIQ from the exons ATGAAGCGAGATGCATGGACTCCAAGTAAACACCAGCTTCTATGCAGTGATCATTTTACCCCCGATTCCCTTGATGTGCGATGGGGTATACGATACTTGAAACATACAGCTGTACCAACaattttctcttccccagaTGATGAG gAAAAAGACTCTTCTCAGGACAGCCCACAAGAGATAAAGAGAGAAGATCTGGAAGAAACAACTAAAAATGTAGAGTCCAAGAAAGCACCTGTATCACTTGAACTTTGTAGACCAAAGAGAAGTCCTGCAATGGCAGAAAATCTagatgaaaaagcagaagtagTTTGCTCAACTGCATTGAGTAAACctttacaaatgcaaaaactACAACTTCAAAACAGAGAAGACTTTCAGGCAGACAGTGTTATTCTTGATAATTCATCTCAGCAGCATATACATCAACCTGAGCCTGTTTTATTGGCAACAGCAGTCCAGAACATGGAAACTGTCAATGTTCATACTTCTGTAGAGGATTCAGTAAGTTGTACAGCTACAGTCTTGCAATTTTCAGACCCTGATTACTTGAATTCGTCTCTGAAATTGAACAGCGCTTTAGGTTCAATAACTGACTATGCACTTGAAAACCCAAACTCTCATGTTTTAGGCTGTTCTGTTGAAGTACAGCCTACAagtgaaaacacagttttagtCAGTACAGTTACACAAACTATTGAACAATTCAGTGGAGGTGAAGAATCTGTCATTGCCATCATCCTACCAGCTGAGAGTCCAAAAGAGTCTGAAATAATAGATAGTTCTTTCCCACCTATTAAGCAAGAATTTCTCGACACggaagaagcagaaacagaTAAATCTGTGTATATGAATGCATATAGTGGAAGTGAAGTGTTACAAACTGAGCATTCATACTGCAAACAAGACATAGACAGAGAGCACCTCTGGCAAAAAATTTCAAAGCTCCACTCTAAGATAACTCTACTTGAAATGCAGGAGATAAAGACTTTGGGGAGACTCAGGTCCTTGGAAGCTCTTATTGGACAACTGAAGCAAGAAAACCTTCTTTCTGAGGAAAAGCTCAAGATGGTAGAAAACTGCTTCACAACACTGGAAGTGACTATGATACAGTAA